A single Ignavibacteriales bacterium DNA region contains:
- a CDS encoding YjbQ family protein, with protein MKIHTEILSVKSKGETQLTDITSGVRQILQKSGLREGIITVSVKGSTAGITSIEYEPGLLKDYPEFWEKIVPEKNRYHHDDTWHDGNGHSHVRASLQGSSFQTSVINGELFTGTWQQIVLVDFDNRPRQREIAVTLIGE; from the coding sequence ATGAAAATACACACCGAGATACTTTCCGTTAAGTCAAAAGGGGAGACACAGCTGACAGATATTACATCCGGGGTACGGCAGATTTTACAGAAGTCCGGCCTGAGGGAAGGCATCATTACGGTAAGTGTGAAGGGCTCCACGGCGGGCATTACCTCCATTGAATATGAACCAGGACTGCTTAAGGATTACCCGGAATTCTGGGAAAAGATTGTACCTGAGAAAAACCGGTACCACCATGACGATACCTGGCATGACGGCAACGGACACAGTCATGTAAGGGCATCGCTTCAGGGATCATCCTTTCAGACGTCTGTGATCAATGGTGAACTCTTCACGGGAACCTGGCAGCAGATTGTTTTGGTTGACTTTGATAACCGGCCGCGGCAACGAGAAATTGCAGTGACCCTCATCGGTGAGTGA
- a CDS encoding T9SS type A sorting domain-containing protein — translation MKFIRNMAALFLFLPFFLSAQITWTPYFASHSDSVTVIFDASQGNAGLLGYTGDVYAHTGVITSASTSNSDWKYVKTNWGVNTPETKLTRIGTDLYQFKIKPSVRAFYGVPANEAIQKIAFVFRSAASPYREGKTAEGGDIFVNLSTGGLDVAITLPESDPTILALNGSLPIQALSTGSTNLALYIDGNQVSTTASFTINYNYTGSTAGKKWVKAVATSSTGSTKADSLYVVVRPPVTVQALPANMKDGVNYTSVTSATLSLYAPHKEYVYIIGDFTNWQVDPNLYMKKTPDGNRFWAEIPGLSPGVEYGFQYLVDGTLRVTDPYVDKVLDPWNDRYISNAVYPGLKQYPAGKTSGIVGVLQTAQSAYQWQNTSFTRPAKTDLVIYELLIRDFTTARTYQSVIDTLSYLKRLGINAIQLMPVMEFEGNESWGYNPMFMFAPDKYYGPKNKLKELIDKAHGMGMAVILDIVLNHQFGLSPLVRLWWDSANNQPAANSPYFNQVARHPFNVGYDFNHESQATKDFVDRVNTYWLTEYKVDGFRYDLSKGFTQTNSGSNVGQWGQYDQSRINLLKRMADVVWQTDPGAYVILEHFADNSEETVLANYGMMLWSNHNHSYNEATMGWLANSDFSWISWKNKGWQQPHGIGYMESHDEERLMYKNLQYGNASGTYNIKNLAVALNRQKLAAAFFFTVPGPKMLWQFGELGFDLSINYPCGTDACRLSNKPPKWDYLQIPERVKLNKVYSALANLKVNYPAFRTNDFTIAGSGAVKKIHLYHSSMNVVVIGNFDVTTQSGIPVFPNAGTWYNYFDGTSMNVTDPNMSVQLQPGEFRIYTSVQLPAPEPGLLTSAEEIAGEIPSEYGLSQNYPNPFNPETTIRFAVKQADMVTIDVYDVMGSKVASVLNEYKPAGTYEVSFDASALSSGVYFYRMTAGGYSEMKKLVVLK, via the coding sequence ATGAAATTTATAAGAAATATGGCAGCACTATTCCTGTTTCTGCCTTTTTTTCTTTCTGCTCAGATTACCTGGACTCCTTATTTTGCTTCCCATTCAGATTCGGTAACGGTTATTTTTGACGCCTCTCAGGGGAATGCCGGACTGCTCGGTTATACCGGAGATGTTTATGCCCATACAGGAGTTATTACCAGCGCCAGTACATCAAACTCTGACTGGAAATATGTAAAAACCAACTGGGGAGTGAATACCCCTGAAACAAAACTAACCCGCATCGGCACGGATTTATACCAGTTTAAGATTAAACCTTCCGTGCGAGCTTTTTACGGTGTGCCGGCCAATGAAGCCATTCAGAAAATCGCATTTGTTTTCAGAAGCGCGGCATCTCCATACCGCGAGGGGAAAACTGCTGAAGGGGGAGACATTTTTGTTAATCTCTCAACAGGAGGTCTGGATGTTGCAATCACGCTGCCTGAATCTGACCCGACAATACTTGCCCTGAACGGCTCTCTTCCCATTCAGGCGCTCTCGACCGGCTCAACTAATCTTGCCCTCTATATAGACGGCAATCAGGTCAGCACAACGGCATCCTTTACCATCAATTATAACTATACCGGCTCAACCGCAGGAAAGAAATGGGTAAAAGCCGTTGCCACCTCCTCAACCGGAAGCACCAAGGCAGACTCCTTATATGTCGTTGTCCGCCCTCCGGTCACCGTGCAGGCATTACCCGCAAATATGAAGGACGGTGTTAACTATACCTCGGTTACATCGGCAACACTTTCACTCTACGCTCCTCACAAAGAGTATGTATATATCATCGGCGACTTCACCAACTGGCAGGTTGATCCGAATCTCTATATGAAGAAAACCCCTGACGGCAACCGCTTCTGGGCGGAGATTCCCGGACTTTCCCCCGGTGTAGAATACGGCTTCCAGTATCTGGTTGACGGCACACTCCGTGTTACCGATCCCTATGTTGATAAAGTGCTTGACCCCTGGAATGACCGGTATATAAGCAACGCAGTCTATCCCGGTCTTAAACAATATCCGGCTGGCAAAACATCGGGTATCGTTGGAGTATTACAGACTGCACAGAGCGCGTATCAGTGGCAGAATACCAGTTTTACCCGTCCTGCTAAAACCGACCTTGTTATATACGAACTGCTTATCCGTGATTTCACCACGGCGAGAACGTACCAGTCGGTTATTGATACCCTCTCCTATCTGAAACGCCTTGGAATCAATGCAATTCAGCTTATGCCGGTGATGGAATTTGAAGGAAACGAAAGCTGGGGATATAACCCGATGTTTATGTTTGCTCCTGATAAATACTACGGCCCCAAGAATAAACTGAAAGAACTTATTGATAAAGCCCACGGCATGGGTATGGCAGTGATTCTTGATATCGTTCTTAACCATCAGTTCGGACTGTCACCGCTGGTGCGCCTCTGGTGGGATTCTGCAAATAATCAGCCCGCTGCAAACAGCCCCTATTTTAATCAGGTTGCGCGTCATCCGTTTAATGTCGGCTATGATTTTAACCATGAAAGCCAGGCAACCAAAGATTTTGTTGACCGCGTTAATACCTACTGGCTCACTGAATATAAAGTTGACGGATTCCGTTATGACCTGAGCAAAGGATTCACCCAGACCAACAGCGGAAGCAATGTTGGTCAGTGGGGGCAGTATGATCAGTCGCGCATTAATCTGCTCAAGAGAATGGCGGATGTGGTGTGGCAGACCGATCCTGGTGCGTATGTAATCCTTGAGCATTTTGCTGATAACAGCGAAGAAACCGTGCTTGCCAATTACGGAATGATGCTCTGGTCAAACCATAATCATTCCTATAACGAAGCAACCATGGGTTGGCTTGCTAATTCAGACTTCTCCTGGATTTCCTGGAAAAATAAAGGATGGCAGCAGCCCCACGGCATAGGATATATGGAAAGCCATGACGAAGAACGGCTGATGTATAAAAATCTTCAGTACGGGAATGCCTCCGGCACATATAACATAAAAAATCTTGCTGTCGCACTGAACCGTCAGAAACTTGCGGCGGCATTTTTCTTCACTGTTCCCGGTCCCAAGATGCTCTGGCAGTTTGGTGAACTGGGCTTTGATTTGTCTATCAACTATCCATGCGGAACCGATGCCTGCCGCCTGAGCAACAAACCCCCGAAGTGGGATTATCTGCAGATACCGGAGCGGGTAAAACTGAACAAGGTATATTCAGCGCTGGCGAATCTGAAGGTGAATTATCCGGCATTCAGGACAAATGATTTCACCATAGCAGGAAGCGGCGCGGTTAAAAAGATTCATCTCTATCATTCCTCAATGAATGTTGTGGTGATTGGAAACTTTGATGTGACAACACAGTCAGGAATTCCCGTATTCCCGAATGCAGGCACCTGGTATAATTATTTTGACGGCACTTCGATGAATGTGACTGACCCGAATATGTCAGTACAGCTTCAGCCGGGGGAGTTCCGTATATATACTTCTGTCCAGCTTCCTGCTCCTGAACCCGGGCTGCTTACCAGTGCGGAAGAAATTGCAGGAGAGATTCCTTCCGAGTATGGTTTATCGCAGAATTATCCGAACCCTTTTAATCCGGAAACAACCATCCGTTTCGCGGTGAAGCAGGCGGATATGGTAACCATTGATGTATATGATGTGATGGGATCAAAAGTTGCATCAGTGCTCAATGAGTATAAACCGGCCGGTACTTACGAAGTAAGTTTTGATGCATCAGCGCTCTCTTCCGGAGTTTATTTCTACCGGATGACCGCAGGAGGATACAGCGAAATGAAAAAATTAGTGGTGCTGAAATAA
- a CDS encoding acyl-CoA thioesterase — MKTHITNVRVRYADTDQMGFVYNGKYFEYFEVGRTELLRDNGLTYKGIEESGYMLPVLEVGIRYRSPAFYDELLEIHTITKETPSTRIRLEHKIYVPERQKLICEGFVELVFVDAKTRRPMRAPQSFTEAMKKFYE; from the coding sequence ATGAAAACACACATTACCAATGTCAGGGTGCGCTATGCGGATACCGATCAGATGGGTTTTGTATATAACGGAAAGTATTTTGAATATTTTGAAGTCGGAAGGACAGAACTTCTGCGCGATAACGGCTTAACCTATAAAGGCATCGAAGAAAGCGGATATATGCTGCCGGTGCTGGAAGTTGGCATCCGTTACCGCAGTCCCGCGTTTTATGATGAACTGCTCGAAATACACACTATCACCAAAGAAACCCCCTCAACCCGCATACGGCTGGAACACAAGATATATGTTCCGGAACGGCAGAAACTGATCTGTGAGGGATTTGTTGAACTGGTTTTTGTTGACGCAAAAACGCGCAGACCTATGCGCGCACCGCAGTCATTCACCGAAGCAATGAAAAAGTTTTATGAATAA
- a CDS encoding VCBS repeat-containing protein produces MRLFALVLPFILIWQLSAQTIPYQYGWPRSASGDWGLYSNSPTIADFDGDGILNISVTKSFATPELFVWKANGAYQIGFPQAVPAGQLQNSGSIEITAAGDVDGDGKMELVFGDENGMLFIYKSNGQQLAGSPFFLGTQHESTTPALIDMDEDGKLDIVITSYYRDSPFDQAKLHVLRYNGSQFEYISGFPLDITYGGDSAPAAGDINNDGHNEIVYISGGRIADSTIAALNVVDRNGRPLDGWPMKITYSTPGAAPSLYDLDNNGDLEIIIKLNMTLGGINGIYAFDYTGKIFPNFPIPVYSGHYFASVAIGDMTGDSIPELAYGTVTAVDSGLAWAWKLDGTLLPGFPQRIFATWVDGSVAIGDVSGDGKGDVIVPTSKGAIYAFTDSAQLVPGFPLIAENVHVVTGFETSPTLADIDGDGDTEIFAGSLNRRVYGYDTPGIFNAEKSWLTYKGNAQRTGGQIRGYRPPVSAEEPGNIVQDYELKQNYPNPFNPSTVISFSLPKNVSADLRIYNILGQEVAVLLNNAEMTAGVHQISFDAGSFPGGVYIYRLKAGTFSASGKMTLLK; encoded by the coding sequence ATGCGTCTGTTTGCTTTAGTTTTACCATTCATCCTCATCTGGCAGCTCTCCGCTCAGACCATTCCATATCAATACGGCTGGCCCCGTTCCGCAAGCGGTGACTGGGGACTCTATTCAAACTCCCCAACGATTGCTGATTTTGACGGCGACGGAATTCTGAATATTTCTGTTACCAAGAGCTTTGCCACCCCTGAACTTTTTGTCTGGAAAGCGAACGGGGCATACCAGATCGGTTTTCCTCAGGCAGTACCCGCCGGTCAGCTGCAGAATTCCGGCTCGATCGAGATTACCGCAGCCGGTGATGTTGACGGAGACGGCAAGATGGAACTGGTCTTTGGCGATGAAAACGGCATGCTGTTTATTTATAAGTCCAACGGACAGCAGCTTGCCGGCTCCCCCTTTTTCCTCGGAACGCAGCATGAGTCAACAACTCCGGCACTGATAGATATGGATGAGGACGGAAAACTGGATATTGTTATCACTTCCTACTACCGCGACTCCCCTTTTGACCAGGCGAAGCTTCATGTGCTCCGCTATAACGGGTCCCAGTTCGAATATATATCAGGATTTCCGCTGGATATCACCTACGGAGGCGACAGCGCGCCTGCTGCCGGAGATATCAATAATGACGGCCACAACGAAATTGTATATATATCAGGCGGACGGATTGCGGACTCTACCATTGCCGCGCTCAATGTGGTGGACAGAAACGGACGCCCTCTTGACGGCTGGCCGATGAAAATAACCTATTCCACTCCGGGGGCAGCTCCCTCACTTTATGATCTTGACAATAACGGCGATCTGGAAATTATTATCAAACTGAACATGACCCTGGGCGGAATTAACGGTATATATGCTTTCGACTATACCGGAAAAATTTTCCCGAACTTCCCCATTCCTGTCTATTCAGGCCATTATTTTGCAAGCGTTGCCATAGGAGATATGACCGGAGACTCGATACCGGAACTTGCTTACGGAACCGTAACAGCAGTTGACAGCGGTCTGGCATGGGCCTGGAAATTAGACGGCACCCTGCTCCCCGGCTTTCCCCAAAGGATTTTCGCCACCTGGGTTGACGGGTCGGTAGCGATAGGAGATGTCAGCGGAGACGGCAAAGGTGATGTGATTGTTCCGACCAGCAAAGGCGCCATTTATGCTTTTACTGATTCTGCCCAGCTTGTTCCCGGTTTTCCACTCATCGCAGAAAATGTTCATGTGGTCACCGGGTTTGAAACATCACCAACACTTGCAGATATAGACGGTGACGGAGACACGGAAATTTTTGCCGGCTCGCTTAACCGGAGAGTGTATGGTTATGATACTCCGGGTATCTTTAACGCAGAAAAAAGCTGGCTGACTTACAAAGGCAATGCACAGAGAACCGGCGGGCAGATACGGGGCTACAGGCCGCCTGTATCGGCTGAAGAACCGGGTAACATTGTTCAGGATTATGAGTTAAAACAAAATTATCCAAATCCCTTTAACCCATCAACGGTAATAAGTTTTTCTCTGCCCAAAAACGTTTCAGCAGACCTGCGTATCTACAACATCCTTGGTCAGGAAGTGGCAGTACTTCTTAACAATGCAGAGATGACGGCAGGTGTGCATCAGATAAGCTTTGATGCAGGCAGCTTTCCCGGAGGTGTATATATCTACCGCCTGAAGGCAGGCACATTTTCAGCATCGGGAAAGATGACACTGCTGAAATAA
- a CDS encoding oligosaccharide flippase family protein — MFDKIKQLSKETALYGLSTFVGRFINFFLVPFYTNIFPPSEYGIVTNIYAYIAVMNIVLLYGMDSAYLKTASPLEGEERKKAFSTAWLGVLISSSLVGVLLTVFYGWGTGVVSLPADQSSIYLLAVGVLVFDNLGAIQFIQLRLEQKALLFSSIRIVNIIIMVALNFILVLGYDYGVEAVFISNLAASFFSFCVVSLFTFKHFSFSFDIPLFTKMAKFALPYLPAGLASAFLQVIDRPIIEGILGLEALGIYQANYRLGIFMMLYGSMFQFAWQPFFLKHAKGEDAPVLYGRIFTLFVLIGFVILLFFTFFIENLLAVSVKGVSLIGREYTSASGIIPVILGAYLCNAIYIFFNVGILLREKSTIVPLFVGLAAVLKISLNLLFLKSGGIYLAAWASFGAYAFLALSFYLYSRKTFPIQFETRKLLLLTVISAVCITAAYLLADYPVWIKGAVFLLFPALLAAAGFLNASETARLKQLFRR; from the coding sequence ATGTTTGACAAGATAAAGCAGCTTTCCAAAGAAACCGCGCTCTACGGTCTCAGTACCTTTGTGGGCCGCTTTATTAATTTCTTTCTGGTGCCGTTTTATACCAATATTTTTCCTCCGTCAGAGTATGGTATTGTCACCAATATCTATGCATATATAGCGGTCATGAATATCGTCCTGCTTTACGGCATGGATTCAGCATATCTTAAGACAGCTTCTCCTCTGGAAGGGGAAGAACGGAAAAAGGCATTCTCAACCGCCTGGCTGGGAGTGCTCATCTCCTCCTCCCTCGTTGGAGTTCTCCTAACGGTATTTTATGGATGGGGAACGGGAGTGGTGTCTCTCCCGGCGGATCAGAGCAGTATATATCTGCTTGCCGTCGGCGTGCTGGTGTTTGATAATCTGGGCGCTATTCAGTTCATTCAGCTCCGCCTGGAGCAGAAAGCGCTGCTATTCTCTTCCATCAGGATTGTGAACATCATCATTATGGTGGCCCTTAATTTTATTCTGGTGCTTGGCTATGATTACGGTGTAGAGGCAGTGTTTATCAGCAATCTGGCAGCATCATTCTTCTCCTTCTGCGTTGTATCGCTCTTTACCTTTAAGCATTTCAGCTTCAGTTTTGATATTCCGCTTTTTACAAAGATGGCAAAGTTTGCCCTGCCCTATCTGCCAGCCGGACTGGCTTCTGCCTTCCTGCAGGTAATTGACCGCCCGATTATTGAGGGGATACTCGGGCTTGAAGCGCTCGGCATATATCAGGCAAACTACCGGCTCGGCATTTTTATGATGCTCTACGGCTCAATGTTTCAGTTTGCCTGGCAGCCTTTTTTTCTGAAACACGCCAAAGGGGAGGATGCACCGGTACTCTATGGAAGAATCTTTACTCTCTTTGTCCTGATTGGTTTTGTCATTCTGCTCTTCTTTACCTTTTTTATAGAAAATCTGCTTGCCGTTTCGGTTAAAGGAGTATCACTGATCGGAAGGGAATATACCTCTGCCTCCGGTATCATTCCGGTTATTCTCGGGGCATATCTGTGCAATGCCATATATATCTTTTTTAACGTGGGTATACTTCTTCGTGAAAAAAGCACTATTGTACCCCTGTTTGTCGGTCTCGCGGCAGTGTTAAAGATCAGTCTGAATCTGCTCTTCCTTAAAAGCGGGGGGATATATCTTGCTGCATGGGCCAGTTTTGGTGCGTATGCGTTTCTTGCCCTCTCGTTTTATTTATACTCAAGAAAAACATTCCCGATTCAGTTTGAAACCAGGAAACTTCTGCTGCTAACGGTTATTTCAGCTGTGTGTATCACAGCGGCTTATCTGCTTGCAGATTATCCGGTATGGATTAAAGGAGCGGTCTTCCTTCTTTTTCCGGCTTTGCTTGCGGCAGCAGGATTCCTAAATGCATCGGAAACGGCGCGGCTTAAACAACTATTCAGGAGATAA
- the nadC gene encoding carboxylating nicotinate-nucleotide diphosphorylase, whose amino-acid sequence MNNDIFYHPSIDHLITLAIKEDLDTGDITGEAIFSNEAATGRFVVKQDGVVSGLPMIEIVYKKLHLQSSVECFFKDGDHVKKGDIVAEMHGEAKKLLTGERTVLNFLQRMSGIATKASRFIGEMKEYKTKLLDTRKTLPGHRLLDKYAVTCGGASNHRMGLYDMFLIKDNHIAVAGSVTRAINNCRDYAVRQNLNVKLEVEVDTLAQFSEALALKPDIIMLDNFSLEDISKAVDMNRGTCLLEVSGGVRLEDVHSIAALGVDYISTGSLTHSVEALDISLDVELG is encoded by the coding sequence ATGAATAACGATATCTTTTATCACCCTTCCATAGATCACCTTATTACGCTCGCGATTAAGGAAGACCTTGATACCGGCGATATCACCGGCGAAGCGATTTTCAGCAATGAAGCAGCAACAGGACGCTTTGTTGTAAAGCAGGACGGTGTTGTATCCGGTCTGCCCATGATTGAAATCGTCTATAAAAAGCTGCATCTGCAGAGCAGTGTTGAATGCTTTTTTAAGGATGGTGATCATGTTAAAAAGGGGGATATTGTGGCTGAAATGCATGGCGAAGCAAAAAAACTTCTGACAGGGGAGAGAACCGTTTTGAACTTTTTGCAGAGAATGAGCGGTATTGCCACAAAAGCATCCCGCTTTATCGGGGAGATGAAAGAATATAAAACCAAACTCCTTGATACCCGTAAAACGCTCCCCGGTCACCGACTTCTTGATAAGTATGCGGTTACCTGCGGCGGCGCAAGCAATCACCGGATGGGTCTTTATGACATGTTCCTGATCAAGGATAATCATATTGCAGTTGCCGGGTCGGTTACCCGTGCAATCAATAACTGCCGTGATTATGCTGTCCGTCAGAATCTGAATGTAAAACTGGAAGTTGAAGTTGATACACTTGCCCAGTTTTCCGAAGCGCTGGCGCTGAAGCCGGATATCATCATGCTTGACAATTTTTCCCTCGAAGATATAAGCAAAGCGGTTGACATGAACAGGGGAACCTGCCTGCTTGAAGTATCAGGCGGTGTGCGGCTGGAGGATGTTCACTCCATCGCGGCGCTTGGTGTGGATTATATATCAACCGGCTCACTTACTCACTCAGTTGAGGCGCTTGATATTTCACTTGATGTTGAGCTCGGTTAA
- a CDS encoding zinc ribbon domain-containing protein, producing the protein MPTYDYVCSSCGHQFEHFQSMSSAPLSNCPSCSAPVKRKIGSGIAPIFKGSGFYQTDYKNSAPAASGGNTPESKPAAETKPASETASAPAA; encoded by the coding sequence ATGCCAACATATGATTATGTCTGCAGTTCCTGCGGACACCAGTTCGAACATTTCCAGAGCATGAGCTCCGCACCGCTGAGCAACTGCCCCTCATGCAGCGCACCGGTAAAAAGAAAGATCGGTTCAGGCATTGCACCTATTTTTAAAGGATCGGGTTTTTACCAGACCGATTACAAAAACTCAGCTCCCGCTGCTTCCGGCGGAAACACACCGGAGAGCAAACCGGCCGCAGAAACAAAACCTGCCTCAGAGACGGCATCCGCGCCGGCTGCATGA
- a CDS encoding L,D-transpeptidase gives MFKKILFVSGGIIIFISGTFLYGITSNFRTVTLQDALRQKGLTEVTNPQIVIIRNQYLLRLYSDSVLVKEYRAVFGTNKGVKRLSGDRGTPAGEYIICRIDTVHQYESFLQLNYPNMDDMVAGLRDGYLTQEEFNQMRFRYYYQDCRPDSGSRMTAIGIHGIGQLNFLFKNLPFVFNWTNGSAAVSNESIRELLSVVKKGTPVVIRPN, from the coding sequence ATGTTCAAAAAAATTCTCTTTGTCTCCGGAGGCATCATTATCTTTATTTCCGGCACATTTCTTTACGGTATCACTTCAAATTTTCGTACCGTAACCCTGCAGGATGCTCTGAGGCAGAAGGGTTTGACTGAAGTTACCAACCCGCAGATTGTGATTATCAGGAATCAGTATCTCCTCCGGCTGTATTCTGACTCTGTGCTGGTGAAGGAGTACCGTGCGGTGTTCGGGACCAACAAAGGAGTGAAACGGTTATCCGGTGACCGGGGGACCCCCGCCGGTGAGTATATTATCTGCCGGATTGATACAGTTCATCAGTATGAATCTTTTTTACAGCTTAACTACCCGAATATGGATGATATGGTTGCCGGCCTCCGGGATGGTTACTTAACCCAGGAAGAATTTAATCAGATGCGGTTCAGGTATTATTACCAGGACTGCCGCCCTGACAGCGGCAGCAGGATGACCGCCATCGGTATTCACGGCATCGGTCAGCTGAATTTTTTATTTAAGAATCTCCCATTTGTTTTTAACTGGACAAACGGCTCCGCCGCAGTCAGCAATGAAAGCATCAGGGAGCTCTTGTCTGTTGTGAAAAAAGGAACACCTGTTGTTATCAGGCCAAATTAA
- a CDS encoding BamA/TamA family outer membrane protein: MLRFPAMLLMIIISLAAVHGVQAQNRMQFELNSISFRGNAKVSSGNLAQVIYTVETPMWLWKFLNTFSGFGAPPVWFDSTTIQYDLRALSDYYTSNGFFQSEFSYEFILDSADKKADLTYIINEGPQSKYGEIEFFGLPKNDPVLISEAMKGFSPDSTQFFNQAAIKSGIDNITVFFENSGYMLARFDSTIILRDTLTNRAHLQIYLFLGSRYSISGVSVEKKGEGSEAVEEDMLIDLVGIKSGDIYNLERIRLSQVRLYRTGLFSSVALNPLFSDTVNSTVPLMISGTIGNIHELSPEILMNNQSNTFNVGAGGTFVKKNFLGDARKLSIFGSAGYRDFFRTNFDRMIKTFSLQDTTIRGYVENTLRIEQPYIFNRPILGTFETYFRINKEDNSNKRNYGGKLSFEFELPRYTFINFITAYYNLEVADELFPSLSGLKQINKTLSILGADLRSSHVDNPLFPSSGYNFSFLVEEANLLDYGLTKLFGSEYNGSLFYKTAITGAYYFNLNSRRSSVLGVKLKTAHLQAYLGDDAGIATTRRYTAGGSNSIRGWAARQLAPAEVILLDGEQVIVQGGNFILEGSLELRQKVFGDFGVAAFADYGNVWKNHTKFNIPEVAVAGGIGFRYYSPFAPFRLDFGFKLYDPYDKRPLGKKRFITDLMEYHFGIGEAF, from the coding sequence ATGCTGCGCTTTCCGGCTATGCTGCTGATGATTATCATTTCTCTCGCCGCAGTTCATGGAGTGCAGGCGCAGAACCGTATGCAGTTTGAGCTGAATTCCATCAGTTTCAGGGGTAATGCTAAGGTCAGTTCCGGCAATCTGGCGCAGGTAATATATACCGTGGAGACTCCCATGTGGCTGTGGAAATTCCTGAATACCTTCAGCGGCTTTGGCGCTCCGCCGGTCTGGTTTGACAGCACAACCATTCAGTATGATCTGAGGGCACTTTCCGATTATTATACATCAAACGGATTTTTTCAGTCGGAATTCAGTTATGAATTTATCCTTGATTCGGCTGATAAAAAAGCAGACCTGACGTATATCATTAATGAAGGGCCGCAGTCAAAGTATGGTGAAATTGAATTTTTCGGACTGCCGAAGAATGATCCGGTGCTGATTTCTGAAGCAATGAAAGGATTCAGCCCTGACTCCACGCAGTTTTTTAATCAGGCAGCAATTAAATCAGGAATAGACAATATCACCGTTTTTTTTGAAAACAGCGGTTATATGCTAGCCCGTTTTGACAGTACTATCATACTGCGCGATACGCTCACCAACCGCGCGCACCTGCAGATTTATCTTTTTCTGGGCAGCAGATATTCTATCAGCGGTGTCTCAGTTGAAAAGAAGGGGGAGGGGAGTGAGGCGGTGGAAGAAGACATGCTCATTGACCTGGTGGGCATAAAAAGCGGGGATATCTATAATCTTGAGAGAATCCGTCTCAGCCAGGTTCGTCTTTACCGGACAGGCCTTTTCTCCAGTGTGGCGCTGAATCCTCTTTTTAGTGACACGGTAAACAGTACCGTGCCTCTGATGATTTCTGGAACTATTGGTAATATACATGAGCTGTCTCCTGAAATTCTGATGAATAATCAGTCCAATACGTTTAATGTGGGCGCGGGCGGAACGTTCGTTAAAAAGAATTTTCTGGGGGATGCACGCAAACTCAGCATCTTTGGTTCAGCGGGTTATCGCGATTTCTTCCGCACAAATTTTGACCGGATGATCAAGACCTTTTCCCTGCAGGATACTACCATCAGGGGGTACGTTGAAAATACTCTCCGGATTGAACAGCCGTATATATTTAACCGCCCTATACTCGGTACGTTTGAGACCTACTTCAGAATTAACAAGGAAGACAACTCCAACAAGAGAAACTACGGAGGCAAGCTCAGCTTCGAGTTTGAACTGCCGAGATATACGTTTATTAATTTTATTACCGCGTATTATAATCTTGAAGTGGCTGACGAACTGTTCCCCTCACTCTCCGGACTGAAGCAGATTAATAAAACCCTTTCAATACTCGGCGCGGATCTCCGCTCATCGCATGTTGATAATCCTCTCTTCCCTTCAAGCGGTTATAACTTCAGCTTTCTTGTTGAAGAAGCAAACCTGCTGGATTACGGACTTACAAAACTCTTCGGCAGTGAGTATAACGGCTCTCTCTTTTACAAAACAGCCATAACCGGAGCATACTATTTTAATCTGAACTCCCGGCGCAGTTCAGTGCTTGGTGTTAAACTGAAAACAGCGCATCTGCAGGCATACCTCGGCGATGATGCCGGCATTGCAACCACCCGGAGATATACAGCAGGGGGCAGCAATTCAATTCGGGGCTGGGCAGCCCGCCAGCTTGCGCCTGCTGAAGTGATTCTGCTGGATGGTGAACAGGTCATTGTGCAGGGGGGTAATTTTATTCTTGAAGGTTCGCTGGAACTCCGCCAGAAAGTCTTCGGTGATTTTGGTGTCGCGGCATTTGCTGATTATGGCAATGTCTGGAAAAATCATACAAAGTTTAATATACCGGAAGTGGCTGTTGCCGGCGGTATCGGCTTCCGTTATTATTCCCCGTTTGCTCCCTTCCGGCTCGATTTCGGATTCAAATTGTATGACCCTTACGACAAGCGTCCTTTGGGTAAAAAGCGTTTTATCACCGATCTCATGGAATACCATTTCGGTATCGGAGAAGCATTTTAA